Proteins co-encoded in one Candidatus Tectomicrobia bacterium genomic window:
- a CDS encoding GGDEF domain-containing protein, producing the protein MAPDPLDEEGWPVPEPEEEAIPPGPEEARTAPSYGESAFLMNLLSAPSREALSPLAELEGDALIQAFLSGGPAKPWVTALWLPPEAARRAAALLDAAQLRNHPEPAHDTVRALRESPPQLLLVHVRDNPAIAEVFLQMAFEKGDVPRPMTVLLVPDERSPLLAAPPAWAHAVLPLSLPDAALSRGLEPLLRLSLARRDLEMIFLAHRVGREQLHRVTFTDPLTGLTNRAGFNEMSARELSRVSRTKGSLGLVILDIDHFKKINDTHGHPAGDSVLRELARVLRREIRALDHAIRFGGEEFGLLLPHTDFPEMLLVAERIRAEVEKTHFEAMPGAGAVTISMGALCIYANRRASMAEMYKMCDELLYQAKQGGRNRVVPGKFE; encoded by the coding sequence ATGGCGCCCGATCCGCTCGACGAAGAAGGATGGCCGGTCCCGGAACCCGAGGAGGAGGCTATCCCCCCCGGCCCGGAGGAGGCCAGGACCGCCCCGAGCTATGGGGAGAGCGCCTTCCTGATGAACCTCCTCTCGGCGCCCTCGCGGGAGGCCCTCTCCCCGCTCGCCGAGCTCGAGGGGGACGCCCTGATCCAGGCCTTCCTCTCGGGGGGCCCGGCCAAGCCCTGGGTGACGGCCCTGTGGCTCCCGCCGGAGGCGGCGCGGCGCGCGGCCGCCCTGCTCGATGCCGCCCAGCTCCGCAACCACCCCGAGCCCGCGCACGACACCGTCCGCGCCCTGCGCGAGAGCCCGCCCCAGCTCCTCCTGGTCCACGTGAGGGACAACCCCGCCATCGCCGAGGTCTTCCTCCAGATGGCGTTCGAGAAGGGGGATGTCCCCCGGCCGATGACCGTCCTCCTGGTGCCGGACGAGCGCTCGCCCCTCCTGGCGGCGCCCCCCGCGTGGGCCCATGCCGTGCTCCCGCTCTCCCTGCCGGACGCCGCCCTCTCGCGCGGCCTCGAGCCCCTGCTCCGGCTCTCCCTCGCCCGGCGCGACCTGGAGATGATCTTCCTCGCCCACCGCGTGGGCCGCGAGCAGCTCCACCGCGTCACCTTCACCGACCCCCTGACCGGCCTCACCAACCGCGCGGGCTTCAACGAGATGTCCGCCCGGGAGCTGAGCCGCGTCAGCCGCACCAAGGGCTCCTTGGGGCTCGTCATCCTGGACATCGACCACTTCAAGAAGATCAACGACACCCACGGCCACCCCGCCGGGGACAGCGTGCTGCGCGAGCTGGCGCGCGTCCTCCGCCGCGAGATCCGGGCCCTCGACCACGCCATCCGCTTCGGGGGGGAGGAGTTCGGCCTCCTCCTCCCCCACACCGACTTCCCCGAGATGCTCCTCGTGGCCGAGCGCATCCGGGCCGAGGTGGAGAAGACCCATTTCGAGGCCATGCCCGGGGCCGGGGCCGTCACCATCAGCATGGGGGCGCTCTGCATCTACGCGAACCGCCGGGCGAGCATGGCCGAGATGTACAAGATGTGCGACGAGCTGCTCTACCAGGCCAAGCAGGGCGGCCGGAACCGGGTGGTGCCGGGGAAGTTCGAGTAG
- a CDS encoding alpha/beta hydrolase gives MSDPASVFLERGGVRLHALDHAPGEKSKPILLLLHGTAAHAHWWDWTAPALCDLFRPVALDVRGHGDSDWADDYGAEAFTGDLQAWIDWARRETGRPPAVVGHSMGGMIALHLHDFREPEISALVVVDTALRLREEILQEVRQVGSRPSRPWASLEEFVAKFRMIPTAGKADPERIAYIARHSVRQLEDGTWLLKADRGFHRDRKGFDNRGSWLRVKAPAMYLAGELSDRLTPEDKEWFRRDLAHVKVEVVPGAHHHVFMDEPEAFLRALRGFLERVS, from the coding sequence ATGAGTGATCCGGCCAGCGTCTTCCTGGAGCGCGGGGGCGTGCGCCTCCACGCCCTCGACCACGCCCCCGGCGAAAAGAGCAAGCCCATCCTCCTCCTCCTGCACGGCACGGCGGCCCACGCGCATTGGTGGGACTGGACCGCCCCCGCGCTGTGCGACCTCTTCCGGCCCGTGGCGCTGGACGTGCGCGGGCACGGCGACAGCGATTGGGCCGACGACTACGGCGCCGAGGCCTTCACCGGCGACCTCCAGGCCTGGATCGACTGGGCGCGGCGCGAGACGGGCCGCCCCCCCGCCGTCGTGGGCCACTCCATGGGCGGGATGATCGCCCTTCACCTGCACGATTTCCGCGAGCCCGAGATCTCGGCCCTCGTGGTGGTGGACACCGCCCTCCGCCTTCGGGAGGAGATCCTCCAGGAGGTGCGCCAGGTCGGCAGCCGGCCGAGCCGCCCCTGGGCCTCGCTGGAGGAGTTCGTGGCCAAGTTCCGCATGATCCCCACCGCGGGCAAGGCCGACCCGGAGCGCATCGCCTACATCGCCCGCCACAGCGTGCGCCAACTGGAGGACGGCACCTGGCTCCTCAAGGCCGACCGCGGCTTCCACCGCGACCGCAAGGGGTTTGACAACCGGGGCTCCTGGCTGCGGGTGAAGGCCCCGGCCATGTACCTCGCCGGGGAGCTCTCCGACCGCCTCACCCCCGAGGACAAGGAGTGGTTCCGGCGGGACCTCGCCCACGTGAAGGTGGAGGTCGTGCCGGGGGCCCATCACCACGTCTTCATGGACGAGCCCGAGGCCTTCCTGCGCGCCCTCCGGGGCTTCCTGGAGCGGGTTTCCTGA
- a CDS encoding cyclic nucleotide-binding domain-containing protein, with translation MKPPSVSHSSDGPVAQLVRWLQSTTLFRGLAGEEVKLLLRRCGRMQAGTFDIICAENEPGEALYYILDGEVYLTRLIGEEEEFLGLLGKGSCFGEIGLLGESARTATARARRPTLLLTMQPSLLHLLPTGLSLKLIRNIAMTGSEKLKMANKVIDHLYEELHALRPRSESWQEREERFIEKLGGDPSA, from the coding sequence ATGAAGCCGCCTTCGGTCTCGCACTCTTCCGACGGGCCCGTCGCCCAACTGGTGCGCTGGCTCCAGTCCACCACCCTGTTCCGCGGCCTGGCGGGCGAGGAGGTGAAGCTCCTCCTCCGCCGGTGCGGCCGGATGCAGGCCGGCACCTTCGATATCATCTGCGCCGAGAACGAGCCGGGCGAGGCCCTCTACTACATCCTCGATGGCGAGGTGTACCTTACCCGCCTGATCGGCGAGGAGGAGGAGTTCCTGGGCCTCCTCGGGAAGGGCTCCTGCTTCGGCGAGATCGGCCTCCTCGGGGAGAGCGCGCGGACGGCCACCGCGCGGGCCCGGCGGCCGACCCTCCTCCTCACGATGCAGCCCTCGCTCCTCCACCTGCTGCCCACCGGCCTCTCCCTCAAGCTCATCCGCAACATCGCCATGACGGGCAGCGAGAAGCTCAAGATGGCGAACAAGGTCATCGACCACCTCTACGAGGAGCTCCACGCTCTCCGGCCCCGGAGCGAGAGCTGGCAGGAACGCGAGGAGCGCTTCATCGAGAAGCTCGGCGGGGACCCCTCGGCCTGA
- a CDS encoding sigma-54-dependent Fis family transcriptional regulator: MNTPETAPAGKARPAVIHVVEDDPRDLSLVELLLRREGFTVLGFSDAESFLAHAAKQSPDVILLDLLLPGIGGLETLSRLNQLQLEAPVILLTGQGTAENAFQAMRLGAYDFIPKPFEAGRLSVSIHNALRTKDLTREVRKLQDELRIQFDFRNLIGVSPAITRVLASIERLAGSDLPVLIQGEAGTGKELVGRTIHYNSRRGEGPFVYLNCGDLRPDLVSAELFGGSSPSGVRRPGKWDRANGGTLFLDDVSELPAPLQDALLRQLEREKEPGATAMDIRIICAARKDLAQEVEAGRFSPELVNRLAPFRVVMPPLRERLEDIPLLAQRILNEIALQEHRPERVLSPEAMETLENYPWPGNIRELKNVLRQVCSLSSAPVLRAEDLPPSIREAAAKRAEAEPAPEAEPISPIKEVEERLIRQSLAQTGWDVNRSASLLGISRATLYRRLKALQISRENL, translated from the coding sequence ATGAACACGCCCGAGACGGCCCCGGCGGGGAAGGCCCGGCCCGCCGTCATCCACGTGGTGGAGGACGACCCCCGCGACCTGTCCCTCGTCGAGCTCCTCCTGCGGCGGGAGGGATTCACCGTCCTCGGCTTCTCGGACGCCGAATCCTTCCTGGCCCACGCCGCCAAGCAGTCCCCGGACGTGATCCTCCTGGACCTGCTGCTGCCCGGCATCGGCGGCCTGGAGACCCTCTCCCGCCTCAACCAGCTCCAGCTCGAGGCGCCAGTCATCCTCCTCACCGGTCAGGGGACGGCCGAGAACGCCTTCCAGGCCATGCGGCTCGGCGCCTACGATTTCATCCCCAAGCCCTTCGAGGCCGGGCGCCTGAGCGTCTCCATCCACAACGCCCTGCGGACCAAGGACCTCACGCGCGAGGTCCGCAAGCTCCAGGACGAGTTGCGCATCCAGTTCGACTTCCGCAACCTCATCGGCGTGAGCCCGGCCATCACCCGGGTGCTGGCCAGCATCGAGCGCCTCGCCGGGAGCGATCTGCCCGTCCTCATCCAGGGCGAGGCGGGGACGGGCAAGGAGCTCGTCGGGCGCACCATCCACTACAACAGCCGCCGGGGCGAGGGACCCTTCGTCTACCTCAACTGCGGCGACCTGCGGCCCGACCTCGTCTCGGCGGAGCTCTTCGGCGGCAGCTCCCCCTCGGGCGTGCGGCGCCCCGGCAAGTGGGACCGCGCCAACGGCGGCACCCTTTTCCTCGACGACGTGAGCGAGCTGCCCGCCCCCCTCCAGGATGCCCTGCTGCGCCAGCTCGAGCGGGAGAAGGAGCCGGGCGCCACGGCCATGGACATCCGCATCATCTGCGCCGCCCGCAAGGATCTCGCCCAGGAGGTCGAGGCGGGCCGTTTCAGCCCCGAGCTGGTCAACCGCCTGGCCCCCTTCCGGGTGGTGATGCCGCCCCTGCGGGAGCGCCTGGAGGACATCCCCCTGCTCGCCCAGCGGATCCTCAACGAGATCGCGCTCCAGGAGCACCGCCCCGAGCGCGTGCTCTCGCCCGAGGCGATGGAGACCCTGGAGAACTACCCCTGGCCGGGAAACATCCGGGAGCTGAAGAACGTCCTGCGGCAAGTGTGCAGCCTGTCCAGCGCGCCCGTCCTCCGGGCGGAGGATCTGCCTCCCTCCATCCGCGAGGCCGCGGCCAAGCGGGCCGAGGCCGAGCCGGCCCCCGAGGCCGAGCCCATCAGTCCCATCAAGGAGGTGGAGGAGCGGCTCATCCGGCAGTCCCTGGCCCAGACCGGCTGGGACGTGAACCGCTCGGCCTCTCTCCTCGGCATCAGCCGGGCCACCCTCTACCGGCGGCTGAAGGCCCTCCAGATCTCCCGCGAGAACCTCTAG
- a CDS encoding monovalent cation/H(+) antiporter subunit G yields MLVASIGLIRLPDVYSRMHAATKAATFGMLGILLAVILYFQEAAVSTHAILAIFFIFLTVPVAAHLIARAAYRRGPALAEVTRLDEYGPYLQRERSTSQPKNDISEHI; encoded by the coding sequence ATGCTGGTGGCGAGCATCGGCCTCATCCGGCTTCCCGACGTCTACTCCCGGATGCACGCCGCCACCAAGGCGGCGACCTTCGGGATGCTCGGCATCCTCCTGGCCGTCATCCTCTATTTCCAGGAGGCGGCCGTGTCCACTCACGCCATCCTGGCCATTTTCTTCATTTTCCTGACGGTTCCGGTGGCCGCCCACCTCATCGCCCGGGCGGCCTACCGGCGGGGCCCGGCGCTGGCCGAGGTCACCCGCCTGGACGAATATGGGCCGTATTTACAGCGAGAGAGATCAACATCACAGCCGAAAAATGATATAAGTGAGCATATTTGA
- a CDS encoding K+/H+ antiporter subunit F, with translation MIQIAVEIGMGMTGLSLLLCFLRLVVGPTTADRVVAADTLSINILGLIALFAIRSEEPYFILALLALAILSFVGTVVYAKFLERGAIIE, from the coding sequence ATGATCCAGATCGCGGTCGAGATCGGGATGGGGATGACGGGCCTCTCGCTGCTCCTGTGCTTCCTGCGCCTGGTGGTGGGCCCCACCACCGCCGACCGCGTGGTGGCCGCCGACACCCTCTCCATCAACATCCTCGGCCTCATCGCCCTCTTCGCCATCCGGTCGGAAGAGCCCTACTTCATCCTCGCCCTGCTGGCCCTGGCAATCCTCAGCTTCGTGGGGACGGTGGTGTACGCCAAGTTCCTGGAAAGGGGCGCCATCATTGAGTGA
- a CDS encoding Na+/H+ antiporter subunit E codes for MNLADIAFLLAAIWILMKGTGSAGDFFVGIILAVLIVRFLRKSYRQETSFIRVRNIGRYLLSFSRELVVANLQVLRIVLSPRIRIQPGILAYQTRCRSPFGVTMLANSITLTPGTLSVDISEDNRTIFVHTLDISHPDEVRESIRRGLEEPVLGAVE; via the coding sequence GTGAACCTGGCCGATATCGCCTTTCTCCTGGCGGCCATTTGGATCCTGATGAAGGGGACGGGCTCCGCGGGCGACTTCTTCGTGGGCATCATCCTGGCGGTGCTGATCGTCCGCTTCCTCCGGAAGAGCTACCGCCAGGAGACATCCTTCATCCGCGTCCGCAACATCGGGCGCTACCTCCTGAGCTTCAGCCGGGAACTCGTCGTCGCCAATCTCCAGGTGCTGCGGATCGTGCTCTCCCCGCGCATCCGGATCCAGCCGGGCATCCTCGCCTACCAGACCCGCTGCCGGTCGCCCTTCGGCGTCACCATGCTCGCGAACTCCATCACGCTCACGCCGGGCACCCTGAGCGTGGACATCTCGGAGGACAACCGGACCATCTTCGTCCACACGCTGGACATCTCGCACCCCGACGAGGTGCGCGAGAGCATCCGGCGGGGGCTGGAGGAGCCGGTGCTGGGGGCCGTGGAATGA
- a CDS encoding Na+/H+ antiporter subunit C, with translation MTWLICFTIGATVAAAAYLIMQRRLIQLVLGLSLLSHATNLMLIASGWVGDGKVPIVPENGPVDPAGYVDPLPQAMILTAIVISFAVTAFLLVLAMNIYQRFKTDDIDRLRRLMG, from the coding sequence ATGACCTGGCTCATCTGCTTCACGATCGGGGCCACGGTCGCCGCGGCGGCCTATCTCATCATGCAGCGGCGGCTCATCCAGCTCGTGCTGGGCCTCTCGCTGCTGAGCCACGCCACCAACCTCATGCTCATCGCCTCGGGTTGGGTGGGGGACGGGAAGGTGCCCATCGTGCCGGAGAACGGCCCCGTGGATCCGGCGGGATACGTGGACCCCCTTCCCCAGGCCATGATCCTGACGGCCATCGTGATCAGCTTCGCGGTGACCGCCTTCCTCCTCGTCCTCGCCATGAACATCTACCAGCGCTTCAAGACGGACGACATCGACCGGCTGCGGAGGCTCATGGGATGA
- a CDS encoding MnhB domain-containing protein, which produces MRSLILWTVAPIVLHLTLIFSIFLLLYGHNQPGGGFIAGLMTGVGLVLQWVAFGATEGWRRFQWPWDKILASGLALATGVGFFGMLKGAFLKSSVYEFGLPFVGQVELFSAFLFDVGVYMVVVGVMMMILTNLSDRRASGRRRG; this is translated from the coding sequence ATGAGATCGCTGATCCTGTGGACGGTCGCCCCGATCGTGCTCCACCTGACGCTCATCTTCTCGATCTTCCTCCTGCTCTACGGGCACAACCAGCCGGGCGGCGGCTTCATCGCGGGGCTGATGACGGGGGTGGGGCTGGTGCTCCAGTGGGTGGCCTTCGGCGCGACCGAGGGATGGCGCCGCTTCCAATGGCCTTGGGACAAGATTCTCGCGAGCGGCCTCGCCCTCGCGACGGGGGTGGGCTTCTTCGGCATGCTCAAGGGGGCCTTCCTGAAGAGCTCGGTCTACGAGTTCGGCCTCCCCTTCGTGGGCCAGGTGGAGCTCTTCTCGGCCTTCCTCTTCGACGTGGGCGTCTACATGGTGGTCGTGGGCGTGATGATGATGATCCTCACCAACCTGAGCGACCGCCGGGCGTCCGGCCGGAGGCGGGGATGA